A single genomic interval of Nocardioides palaemonis harbors:
- a CDS encoding NAD-dependent epimerase/dehydratase family protein, whose translation MRIFFTGGSGKAGRHVAPYLAEQGHQVTNADLVPLDRPGVQDLHVDLTDAGEVYSALAGLATFDELDLPEKPSYDAVVHFAAIPAILKQADAATYATNVLSTYNILEAATRLGIPKVVFASSETTYGVCFAQGERTPLYVPVDEEHPTVPEDSYAMSKVANEVTARSFQARSGTDVYGLRINNVIEPHEYAELFPPFLTDPSLRRRNIFAYIDVRDLGLMVERCLQTDGLGYEVFNVANADMSVAATTQEVIERFYDGVEVRREMGRDETFYAIDKARSLVGFEPQHSWRDVLDDPGAAS comes from the coding sequence ATGCGCATCTTCTTCACCGGCGGCAGCGGCAAGGCCGGCCGGCACGTCGCCCCGTACCTCGCCGAGCAGGGACACCAGGTCACCAACGCCGATCTCGTGCCGCTCGACCGGCCCGGCGTCCAAGACCTGCACGTCGACCTGACCGACGCCGGCGAGGTCTACTCGGCGCTCGCCGGGCTGGCCACGTTCGACGAGCTCGACCTGCCCGAGAAGCCGTCCTACGACGCGGTCGTCCACTTCGCGGCGATCCCGGCGATCCTCAAGCAGGCCGACGCCGCGACCTACGCGACCAACGTGCTCAGCACCTACAACATCCTCGAGGCCGCCACCCGGCTCGGCATCCCGAAGGTGGTCTTCGCCTCGTCCGAGACCACCTACGGCGTCTGCTTCGCCCAGGGCGAGCGCACGCCGCTCTACGTCCCGGTCGACGAGGAGCACCCCACGGTCCCGGAGGACTCCTACGCGATGTCGAAGGTGGCCAACGAGGTCACCGCCCGCTCGTTCCAGGCACGCAGCGGCACCGACGTCTACGGGCTGCGGATCAACAACGTCATCGAGCCGCACGAGTACGCCGAGCTGTTCCCGCCGTTCCTCACCGACCCCTCGCTCCGCCGACGCAACATCTTCGCCTACATCGACGTGCGCGACCTCGGGCTGATGGTCGAGCGCTGCCTGCAGACCGACGGCCTGGGCTACGAGGTCTTCAACGTCGCCAACGCCGACATGTCGGTGGCCGCGACCACGCAGGAGGTGATCGAGCGCTTCTACGACGGCGTCGAGGTGCGCCGCGAGATGGGTCGGGACGAGACGTTCTACGCCATCGACAAGGCGCGCTCGCTGGTCGGCTTCGAGCCGCAGCACTCGTGGCGCGACGTCCTCGACGACCCGGGCGCGGCGTCGTGA
- the arr gene encoding NAD(+)--rifampin ADP-ribosyltransferase, protein MSERRRVTFEDHAHVSGPFLHGTKAELSPGDELVAGYASNFDADRALRHIYFTTLESTAAWGAQLATALAGLEGDGHVYAVDPMGPFEDDPNVTDKKFPGNPTESYRTHHALKVLHEVHGWQPHSPVALQAMLDGLARLREQGLDVIED, encoded by the coding sequence GTGAGCGAGCGTCGCCGGGTGACCTTCGAGGACCACGCCCACGTCTCCGGCCCGTTCCTCCACGGGACGAAGGCCGAGCTGAGCCCCGGCGACGAGCTGGTCGCCGGCTACGCCTCCAACTTCGACGCCGACCGGGCGCTGCGCCACATCTACTTCACGACGCTGGAGAGCACCGCGGCGTGGGGTGCCCAGCTCGCGACGGCGCTGGCCGGGCTGGAGGGCGACGGCCACGTCTACGCCGTCGACCCGATGGGCCCGTTCGAGGACGACCCCAACGTCACGGACAAGAAGTTCCCCGGCAACCCGACCGAGTCCTACCGCACCCACCACGCCCTGAAGGTGCTGCACGAGGTGCACGGCTGGCAGCCGCACTCCCCCGTGGCGCTGCAGGCGATGCTCGACGGGCTGGCGCGGCTGCGCGAGCAGGGGCTCGACGTCATCGAGGACTGA
- a CDS encoding DinB family protein: MTTFSGDDFEGGSFVRASLKGATFRHSDVSGVTMRGVDVGGLDIDSHDLFMGTLVVNGVDVVPLVEAELNRRFPGRELQHARTPEGLREGWVAVQAAWAETVASTPPEMRDAHVEDEWSLVQTLRHLVLATDTWLRGAILRIDQPFHEIGLMFTGAEQMGVDMSPFRTDTPSWDEVLAVRAERQQLVTDFLASVTPEALAMERDDPWGFDWHPTVGDCVRVVLEEEWAHLRYVRRDLALLG, from the coding sequence ATGACGACCTTCTCCGGCGACGACTTCGAGGGCGGCTCGTTCGTCCGGGCCAGCCTCAAGGGCGCGACCTTCCGCCACTCCGACGTCAGCGGCGTGACCATGCGCGGCGTCGACGTCGGCGGCCTCGACATCGACAGCCACGACCTCTTCATGGGTACGCTCGTCGTCAACGGCGTGGACGTCGTGCCGCTCGTCGAGGCCGAGCTCAACCGGCGGTTCCCCGGCCGCGAGCTCCAGCACGCGAGGACGCCCGAGGGCCTGCGCGAGGGGTGGGTCGCGGTCCAGGCAGCGTGGGCGGAGACGGTGGCCTCGACCCCGCCCGAGATGCGCGACGCGCATGTCGAGGACGAGTGGTCGCTCGTCCAGACCCTGCGCCACCTGGTGCTCGCCACCGACACCTGGCTGCGCGGCGCGATCCTGCGCATCGACCAGCCGTTCCACGAGATCGGCCTGATGTTCACCGGCGCCGAGCAGATGGGCGTCGACATGTCCCCCTTCCGCACCGACACCCCGTCCTGGGACGAGGTGCTGGCGGTCCGTGCCGAGCGCCAGCAGCTCGTCACCGACTTCCTGGCCTCCGTCACGCCCGAGGCGTTGGCGATGGAGCGCGACGACCCGTGGGGCTTCGACTGGCACCCCACCGTCGGCGACTGCGTGCGCGTGGTCCTCGAGGAGGAGTGGGCGCACCTGCGCTACGTCCGGCGCGACCTCGCGCTGCTCGGGTGA
- a CDS encoding sulfatase family protein produces the protein MADNVLWIVTDDQMRSTLRSMDRTWRRLVRKGVHFPHGYSAMPLCGPARASILTSRYPHNHGCSTNMTHQPFVARGLDRDTAATRMSQAGYGTGYFGKYMNGVAQDPTYVAPGWDRWVTLLDGMVDDPRVNVDGSVRQVGSQRAFDRFAAKRLRRFIRRHQDGPWFAIYSPTAPHGPYTPSPEHADDFDGVAWDPPALNERDMSDKPTWLRDLPPHDRDRMRRLYEGKLEELQDVDDQIGKVLDVLRRTGQLGRTWIFFVSDNGYLLGEHRLLSKSQPYEEAAGVPFAVRGPGVDRGEVDALVSQVDLMPTTLDIAGLDPDSGRELDGRSMLGPLRSGEWSAWRRRLLVENTHLGWSLLREGPHAYVEHHGTGEWELYDLARDPHQLASLRDADVSGWARRTAELTASQGVALRGLEQ, from the coding sequence ATGGCGGACAACGTGCTGTGGATCGTGACCGACGACCAGATGCGCTCGACCCTCCGGTCGATGGACCGCACCTGGAGGCGCCTCGTGCGCAAGGGCGTCCACTTCCCGCACGGCTACAGCGCGATGCCGCTGTGCGGGCCTGCGCGCGCGTCGATCCTGACCAGCCGCTACCCCCACAACCACGGCTGCTCGACCAACATGACCCACCAGCCCTTCGTCGCCCGAGGGCTCGACAGGGACACCGCCGCGACCCGGATGAGCCAGGCCGGCTACGGCACCGGCTACTTCGGCAAGTACATGAACGGCGTCGCGCAGGACCCGACGTACGTCGCTCCCGGCTGGGACCGGTGGGTGACGCTGCTCGACGGCATGGTCGACGACCCGAGGGTCAACGTCGACGGCTCGGTCCGGCAGGTCGGGTCGCAGCGCGCGTTCGACCGCTTCGCCGCCAAGCGGCTGCGGCGGTTCATCCGCCGCCACCAGGACGGGCCGTGGTTCGCGATCTACTCGCCGACCGCGCCGCACGGGCCCTACACGCCCAGCCCGGAGCACGCCGACGACTTCGACGGGGTCGCGTGGGACCCGCCGGCCCTCAACGAGCGCGACATGAGCGACAAGCCCACGTGGCTGCGCGACCTCCCGCCGCACGACCGCGACCGGATGCGCAGGCTCTACGAGGGCAAGCTCGAGGAGCTGCAGGACGTCGACGACCAGATCGGCAAGGTGCTCGACGTCCTGCGCCGCACCGGCCAGCTCGGGCGGACGTGGATCTTCTTCGTCTCCGACAACGGCTACCTCCTCGGCGAGCACCGGCTGCTGTCGAAGTCGCAGCCCTACGAGGAGGCAGCAGGCGTCCCGTTCGCCGTGCGCGGTCCCGGCGTCGACCGGGGCGAGGTCGACGCCCTCGTCTCGCAGGTCGACCTGATGCCCACCACGCTCGACATCGCCGGGCTGGACCCCGACTCGGGCCGCGAGCTCGACGGCCGGTCCATGCTCGGCCCGCTGAGGTCCGGGGAGTGGAGCGCCTGGCGCCGCCGGCTGCTCGTCGAGAACACGCACCTGGGGTGGTCGCTGCTGCGGGAGGGCCCGCACGCGTACGTCGAGCACCACGGCACCGGGGAGTGGGAGCTCTACGACCTCGCGCGCGACCCCCACCAGCTCGCCAGCCTCCGCGACGCCGACGTCTCCGGGTGGGCGAGGCGCACGGCCGAGCTCACCGCGAGCCAGGGCGTCGCCCTGCGCGGGCTCGAGCAGTAG
- a CDS encoding TerD family protein: MIELTEGQDFTLAVEGKPLTKVQMAIGWDHNPTAGFIGSGAPPIDLDASAVQFAGGQFFDLAFFNHLATRDGSVVHLGDNTTGRGEGDDEVITVDLDRVYSKVESILFLVTSYQGHSLEFIHNAYCRLVDDDGTELARVTITLGVRETGLVMARLFRDGSAWKLGAIGAGIALNTPTDSLESLLPFV, from the coding sequence GTGATCGAGCTGACCGAGGGGCAGGACTTCACGCTCGCCGTGGAGGGGAAGCCCCTGACGAAGGTGCAGATGGCCATCGGCTGGGACCACAACCCGACGGCCGGGTTCATCGGCAGCGGGGCGCCACCGATCGACCTCGACGCCTCGGCCGTGCAGTTCGCCGGTGGTCAGTTCTTCGACCTCGCCTTCTTCAACCACCTCGCGACCCGCGACGGCTCGGTCGTCCACCTCGGCGACAACACCACGGGCCGGGGCGAGGGCGACGACGAGGTGATCACCGTCGACCTCGACCGCGTCTACTCGAAGGTGGAGTCGATCCTCTTCCTGGTGACGAGCTACCAGGGGCACTCCCTCGAGTTCATCCACAACGCCTACTGCCGCCTCGTCGACGACGACGGCACCGAGCTGGCGCGCGTCACGATCACGCTCGGGGTCCGGGAGACGGGGCTCGTGATGGCGAGGCTGTTCCGCGACGGATCGGCCTGGAAGCTCGGTGCGATCGGGGCCGGCATCGCCCTGAATACGCCGACGGACTCGCTCGAGTCGCTGCTGCCGTTCGTCTGA